CAATCGAGAAGGTGAGCGGCATGGCGATCAAGGTCAGGAAGGCGGGCGCCGCTTCGGTCATATCGGTCCAGGGCACGTCCTGCATGGCGCGCAGCATGAGTGCGCCCACCACGATCAGCGCGGGCGCCGTGGCGATAGGCGGAATCGCGCCGGCAAGGGGCGAGAGCAGGGCGGAAAGAAGCAAGAGGAGCGCGACCACGACGGCCACCAGACCAGTCCGCCCGCCCTGCGAGATGCCCGCCGCGCTCTCTATGTAGGTGGTGACCGTGGACGTGCCCAGCAGCGCGCCAGTCACCGTGCCCACGGAATC
This region of Gemmatimonadota bacterium genomic DNA includes:
- a CDS encoding NCS2 family permease — protein: LFVDLFDSVGTFMGLAQQGGYLTPEGRLPRVSRALLADSVGTVTGALLGTSTVTTYIESAAGISQGGRTGLVAVVVALLLLLSALLSPLAGAIPPIATAPALIVVGALMLRAMQDVPWTDMTEAAPAFLTLIAMPLTFSIANGLALGFITYPLIKLVSGRGREVSPLVYLLAALFLVRYIYLGGG